AACCACCCAACCACCAGCTTTAGTACCAGCTCTCTTCAATGCTCGCGGCGAAGCTGCCTTCGATCCAGATGCGGTCTTCGCACTCATAGCCGCAGTAGCGGCAGACGTAGCCTTCGAAGTAGCCGGCGACCAGGCCGTAGTCGTTGGCGGAGATGGTGATGGAGCTTGCGGAGTGGGTCTCCCAACTGTCGCAGCGGTCGAGGGAGTAGTAGAGGGTGTTGTAGTTGTGTTCGACCTCCCACTCCAGGGCGATCATGTCGGCGGTGTAGATGCCCGGTTCGATGGAGGGCCAGCCGAGTGAGAGGCCTTCGTCGTTAAGGTCGAGGGTGTAGCGGTCTTCGGCGAAGCTTGTGTAGTCGTTGTGGCGAATCTCGTCGTCGGTGGTGTATTCGAGGGCGACGTCATCGACGGTCATCTGGACTTCGGCGCCGGTGAAGAGGGGCGGGCCGCAGGCGATGGTGAGCAGCGGCAGGGTGATGAGGAGGGCCAGGTTGCGTAACGTAGGGATGTTCATCATCAATCTCCCAGGGTGACGGAGCGTGAGGCGGGCCAGCGGACGGTGCGGCGTTGGAGGCGGCCGTTGATGAGTGCGGCGAGTGCGTAGGAGCCTTCTTCGACCATGAGGACGACGCGGGGGCCGGTGCCGGCGAGTACGTCGTTGACGTAGAGGGGGGTGTTGGGGGGGAGGTTGACGACCAGGCAGTCGCAGCGCTCGCTGAGGGCGGGCAGATGCGCAATGGCCTGCTGCAGCGGGATGGCGAAGTTGATGCTCTGGGCGTCGGTGAGGCCGGCGGTGACCACACCGATGGCGTCGCCGTCGATGTTGACGACGGGGCCGCCGGAGCTGCCGGGGTTGAGGGGAATCTGGGTCTGGAAGAGGGGGCGTTCGTCGCCGGCGGGGTAGATGTTGGAGATCATGCCGGTGGTGAAGGTCCAGATGGCGCCGCGGCCGTGTCCGACGGCGGCGGCCCAGTCGCCCACGGCGACGTCGTGCATGCCGGCCATGCGCAGGGTGGGAACGTTTTTGACGTCGACTTTAACCAGGGCCAGGTCGATGTCTTCGGCGCGCTCAATCACCTCGCCGGTGACGCGACGGCCGTCGTGGAGGACGACTTCGACGCGCGAGTGTTCGCCGACGACGTGGGCGTTGGTGAGGATGAGGCCGTCGGAGGAGACGAAGAAGCCCGAGCCCAGGCCCTCGGCGTGGGTGAGGAAGACGACCGAGGGGGCGACGCGGGTGAAGATGGCGCGTTGCTCGCGTTGGAGCTGGCGCAGCATCGGGTTGGGGGCGGCGTCCTCGGTGGTGTCCGGGGCGGCCTCCTGGGCGGCGGCGGGCGCAGGGCAGAGAAGTGTCGTGGCGAGGCCGACGATGAGGATGGGGAGGAGGCGAAGCGCCCCGGGTGCAAGCCTGGGGTAAGGCGGTGTGTGTGGGTTGAGGATCATTACCAGCGCCCTCGGAGTTGCAGGCCGCCCCGGGTGTCGGGGCCGCCCTGGAAGTAGGGGGAGAGCTCGAGACGCATACCTTCGGCGTCATCGGTCTGAGGCGCGGTCTGCCCCCCTAACCTGCCGCTGCTGACGCCGCCACCGCCCTGAGATGTGGCGCCGGTGTTGGTCTTGTGCACGACGTCTCTGAGCTCAGTGAGGCTCAGGGGATGGGGGTTGTAGAGGGCTGCAGAGCCGCGGATGACGAGGCCGGTGATCGCCGCAGCGAGCCCGACGCCGGCAAGCGAGAGGCCGGTGATGCGCTGGCCGGAGAGGGCGTCGAAAGACTCCCGGGCGCGGCAGTTGTTCTGCATGGCAGGCTGGCCGAAGTCGTTGCACATGGCCACGGCGGGGTCGTCGGCGGGAAATTGTCGAAAGTAGGTGCTGATGGCCAGGGCTGAGCCTGCCGCCAGGACGCCCAGGCCGGCGTAGCCGGTGATGCGACCCAGGGTCGTGCGGCTCACCTTGCTGCGGGCGTTGGCCTCGTAGGTGCTGGCGAGGTCGTCGCGACCGAGGGTTCGGTAGATGTCGGCGTGGGTGCTGGTTTCACCGGTCTCGGTGTCGTGAAGCTGCCAGGTGCGCCCCTGGTTTTGCAGGCGAAGTCGCCCGCTCTGAGGTTGCGTGGTGGAGTCGCCTTTGCCGACGACGACGGATTCGATGGCGCTCTGGGTGGCGTCGACGGCTTCTTGTGAGATGCCGCGGCCGATGTTCTGGCGTTGCTCGGAGGTCAGGGGGACGCCGGGGTAAACCATAAAGCCGGCGATGGCGGCGCCCTCAATGCTGTAAAAGGTGATCATGGCCATGGAGGCGGTGGGGCCGTCGTCGAGCGAAACCGACAACGTCCCGCGCATGCCTAAGCCGCCGACGACGTCTTCCTGGTTGGGGTCGACGGAGTCGGATGGCAAGGTCTGCGCGTCGTCGGAGGGAGTCTCTTCGCGGCGCTGTTGGACTTCCGCCTCCTCCAGTTTTGCGATGAGTGCGGGATCGTCGGTGACGATGTCGGCCATCTCCGGCTCCCCCTCCTGGCCAGCGTTGTCGGAGGAGGGCTCCGCGTCGGTGGGCTCAGCGTCCGCCTCTCGGAAGAGTGAAGCCAGGGAGTCGGAAGCCTGTAAATCAACCTCACGTGCGTCGCTGATCGCGCCTTGTTCGTCGTCGAAGGTTCGGACGATGACGATGGCGTCGACCGGCAGGTGTTTGAGGCGCGCGATGACCTCGTCGTCGGCGAGCCCTTCGACGCTGCTCATGACGGGGTTGATGATGGCCATGGGGGAGCCGGCCTCAAGGAGGCTCTTGCGCAGGGCGGCGCCGGTGCCGGTGGCACCGGGGCCGCCGGGGGCGATCACCACGCGGATCTCACGGAGCTCTTCGGGCAGGGAGTCGGGGTGAAAGGTCTGCGACCAGTCCTGGGCGATGGCCGGGGTGGCGGCGAGGAGGAGAAGTGTGGCTATGAGGAGCGATAGAATGCGGGCCATAGGAGACCACCCTGGATGGAGTGCGGTGCGTAGCACGGTGGTGACGGTGATGCGGTGTTGGTGACGGGGGCATCCATAGCTGATGGGGAGTGGGGATGACAAATGCGACGCGGCGGGCGGGGGCCGGGGTTCGTGCTCGGACGCTCTCTCGGGCTGGCTCTCGGGCTCGGGCTGGTACTCGAGCTCGGACTCGGGCAGGTACTCGTCCTCGACCTCGGGCTGGTACTCGTCCTCGATCTGGTACTCGTCCTCGATCTGGTACTCGTCCTCGATCTGGTACTCGTGCACGACCCAGGGTCAAACATCGCCTTGTGTTTATGCGGGCCGGTGAAGGTTTGTGATGTTGAACAGGAGGGCGGGGCGCTCTTAGATTGGGGGCATCGGTAAGGTTTGTGGTGATGTGGGAGTCCGAGCGAAGGAGTGGCGATGTCTCGTGGTGCGGTGGTCGGGTGTGTGTGGGTGCTTCTGAGTGGGTGTGCGGCCGGGAGCGGGGGGATTGAGAGCGAGGCGCCGGTGGAGCAGTCGCAGCCGGAGGTACGAGACGAGGGGGGGAGTGAGGCGGCGACGTCGGCCGCCACGGCCGCAGAGGCGCCGGTGGAGGAGACCTTTGAGGTGCCGGGCTTTGGGGAGGTGACCGATGCGGAGTATGCGGCGCTGGTGGAGAAAGGGCGCAGCGCGAGGGTGCAGGCGACGCTGGCGGAGTTGGAGGCGGAGCTTAAGGCGCACGCCGAGGGTGAGGTGCCGCCGCGGCTGGGCGACGGTGAGGGGGCCGAAGATGTGGCCGCGCGGCTGGCGTATCTGCGGGAGATCGATGGGTTCTGGCGCGCGGCCTTCTCGGTGCTCAGTGGCGACTGGGAGGCCGAAGAGATGCTGGCGCTGGAGCATGAGCTGGCAAGCCGTGGGACGGCCCGGGATCGGGAGACGAGCGGGGAGTTGCGGGCGTATCTGCAGGACCACTCCTGGCCTTCGATGAAAGAGGTCGGGGAGCAGGCTTCGGCGGATGCGTGGCGGATTGTGCAACATGCTGACTATGCCCCGGAGTTTCAGGCGGCGGTGTTGGAGCGCCTGAAGGGGCTGGTGGAGGAGGGGCATGTGGCCGCGCATCATGTGGCAATGCTGGAGGATCGGGTGGCGATGCATCGGGGGGAGGCGCAGCGCTATGGCACCCAGGGGCAGTGCGGCCCGTCGGGATGGGAGCCTTTTGAGGTTGAGGCGCCGGAGGAGTTGGATGCGCGTCGGGCCGAGGTGGGGCTGGAGCCGATGGCAGAGTATCGGGAGCGTTTTGAGCCCATGTGCGGGGGGACGAACGCCCCAGAATGACGCTGCTGAGGGGGCGTCTGGGATTCGCAGTAACGCTGCTCCCGCTTCATCCCAGCGTCCTTGCCATCCACGTTCTGGCTGCGCTCGGGTTAGGGGGAGTGCGTCGTGCCGGGCAGATGAACTGACCGCGGTTAGATGAACCGACCGGGGGTCGTGCAAGGTTGTTGATTTATGCGGGTGATCCGGTTTTTTCGGGGGCGGTCGATGTGCGGTGAAGCGGGGATCTGGCGGAAGGTGGCGAGGAGCGTCTACGATTTGCGGCGAGGGGATGTGTTTCGGTAGCGCTCGTTTATGGGGTGTGGCGCGTGTCTCCCGGAGGTCGGGAGTGAGTGGGAGGTGTTCTGCTTAGAACTCGGCGCCTGGCATATTTGAATGCGTTGATGATCGGAGTGAGCTGAATGATGGGTGAGCGGATGGCACACAGGAGCGTGGGTATGCTGCGATATGTTGTGGTCGGGGCGGTGGTTGCCGGTGGTGTGTGGAGCGCGGGGATGGAGAAGGCGGAGGCGTGTTCGGAGCCTCAGGCCGGGGTTACGCTTGAGGTGGAGAGGCTGGAGGGGATGCCGCTCGACGGGGCGATTGTGGCGTCGCTGGATCGGGGTGAGGATGACTGGGGGGTGACGGTTACGCGCGAGGATGGGGAGGTGGTCGCGGGCACCACTGAGGTGGTGAGCTACGGGGTGGTGGAGGAGTACGAGTGGCGCCAGGCGATTCTTGTGTGGACGCCCGATGAACACTGGGAGGCGCAGCAAAGCTACTCGGTGGTGATTGAGCTTGAGAACGACTACGCCACGGGGCAGCCCTGGGAGCGGGCGGAGGCCAGCTTCACGACTGGTGAGGCGACAATGGCGTCGCAGGATGCGTTTGCGTTTGTGGACACGGAGTTTTCGACCTCGGAGCGGGCGACGCGCAGCGAATGTTGCGCCCGGGAGTGTGAGCCTGCGGCGTGTGAATGGGGCAGCGATTGCGCGGACTGCTGGGGAGTGACGTTTGCGCCGCATCCGACGGTGACGTCGACCTTGCAGATCGATGCGCCGGCGGCGGATGCGGCGCAGTATCTGGTGGAGATCAAAGATGGGGATGGCGAGGCGGTTGTGGAGCGGTGGATGAGCCGCGCCGGGACGGTCGGGGCGACGATTGTCTATCCGCCGGATGCGGCGTCGCCTTATTGCGCGCATGTGGAGGTGACGCGTCTGGCGACAGGTGAGACGTTTACGTTGGAGCCGGCGTGCGTGGAGGCGCCGGAGGGGACGAGCTTTGAGGAGGTCGAGCGAGACGAGCGGCCGGAGTGGGTGTCGTGCGGGGATGATGGTGATGATGGGGGCGATGTTGGTGGTGGGGAGGATGTTGGAGGCGGGGACGATGTCGGTCCCGATGCGGGTGAGGGGGATGAAGAAAACGACGGTGGTGAAGAGGAAGGCGCGGGCGGTTG
The nucleotide sequence above comes from Lujinxingia vulgaris. Encoded proteins:
- a CDS encoding S1C family serine protease, which codes for MILNPHTPPYPRLAPGALRLLPILIVGLATTLLCPAPAAAQEAAPDTTEDAAPNPMLRQLQREQRAIFTRVAPSVVFLTHAEGLGSGFFVSSDGLILTNAHVVGEHSRVEVVLHDGRRVTGEVIERAEDIDLALVKVDVKNVPTLRMAGMHDVAVGDWAAAVGHGRGAIWTFTTGMISNIYPAGDERPLFQTQIPLNPGSSGGPVVNIDGDAIGVVTAGLTDAQSINFAIPLQQAIAHLPALSERCDCLVVNLPPNTPLYVNDVLAGTGPRVVLMVEEGSYALAALINGRLQRRTVRWPASRSVTLGD
- a CDS encoding DUF6624 domain-containing protein gives rise to the protein MSRGAVVGCVWVLLSGCAAGSGGIESEAPVEQSQPEVRDEGGSEAATSAATAAEAPVEETFEVPGFGEVTDAEYAALVEKGRSARVQATLAELEAELKAHAEGEVPPRLGDGEGAEDVAARLAYLREIDGFWRAAFSVLSGDWEAEEMLALEHELASRGTARDRETSGELRAYLQDHSWPSMKEVGEQASADAWRIVQHADYAPEFQAAVLERLKGLVEEGHVAAHHVAMLEDRVAMHRGEAQRYGTQGQCGPSGWEPFEVEAPEELDARRAEVGLEPMAEYRERFEPMCGGTNAPE